A genomic stretch from Setaria italica strain Yugu1 chromosome VII, Setaria_italica_v2.0, whole genome shotgun sequence includes:
- the LOC101757240 gene encoding pentatricopeptide repeat-containing protein At3g14580, mitochondrial, whose amino-acid sequence MSRALARRPAPPFLRLRSIVCDDGYWMGRLDHKDWLAPNEVLKIFANIRDPGLITSVFNKACNRRDYKPSEALYSLMIDKLACARRFSDVEELLAKARAEKFRFSDEFFYRLIKMYGNVAEHPQKAIDTLFAMPGYNCWPSTKTFNYVLHMLVCKRQYEVVHEIYSSAPRLGVTLDTCSFNILVKGLCQFGKIDEAMSLLHEMPKQGCQPNVTTYSTLMHFLCQRCQVDKAFELFERMQKQDIAADTVVYNILISGLCKEERVTEAFGLFKSMTSEGCYPNSGTYQVLLDGLISSGKFGEAKNLISVMSTESVRPSFQSYKLLIDGLCSDDCLDDAHLVLKQMVGQGFVPRMGTWRKLLTSMC is encoded by the coding sequence ATGTCTAGAGCCTTAGCGCGTCGCCCGGCGCCTCCTTTCTTGAGATTGCGCTCCATCGTGTGCGACGATGGCTACTGGATGGGCAGATTGGACCACAAGGACTGGCTCGCCCCAAACGAGGTGCTCAAGATATTTGCCAACATCAGGGATCCTGGCCTGATAACCAGTGTGTTCAATAAAGCGTGCAACCGAAGAGACTACAAGCCCAGTGAGGCGCTCTACAGCTTGATGATTGACAAGCTGGCCTGCGCCAGGAGGTTCAGTGATGTGGAGGAGTTGCTGGCCAAGGCAAGAGCTGAAAAGTTCAGGTTTTCAGATGAGTTCTTCTACAGGCTGATCAAGATGTACGGCAATGTGGCAGAACATCCTCAGAAAGCCATCGACACGCTCTTTGCAATGCCTGGATATAATTGTTGGCCTTCTACAAAGACATTTAATTATGTTCTTCACATGCTTGTGTGTAAGCGGCAGTATGAGGTTGTCCATGAGATATACTCGAGCGCACCCAGGCTTGGGGTGACACTGGACACCTGCTCCTTCAATATTCTTGTCAAGGGCTTGTGCCAATTTGGTAAGATTGATGAGGCAATGTCTTTGCTGCATGAGATGCCAAAGCAGGGGTGCCAGCCTAATGTGACGACCTACTCGACTTTGATGCATTTCCTTTGCCAGCGCTGTCAGGTTGATAAAGCATTTGAGTTGTTTGAGAGAATGCAGAAGCAGGATATTGCCGCAGATACAGTTGTGTACAATATTTTGATCTCTGGTCTCTGCAAGGAGGAAAGAGTGACTGAGGCGTTTGGTCTGTTCAAATCAATGACGTCTGAAGGGTGCTATCCTAATTCAGGGACTTATCAGGTACTTCTTGATGGTCTCATCAGTTCAGGAAAGTTTGGGGAGGCCAAGAATCTGATTAGCGTCATGAGTACAGAAAGTGTGAGGCCCAGCTTCCAATCCTACAAGCTGCTGATCGATGGCCTCTGCAGTGATGACTGCTTAGATGATGCGCATCTTGTCTTGAAGCAAATGGTGGGCCAAGGTTTTGTTCCTCGAATGGGAACTTGGAGAAAACTTCTGACATCCATGTGCTAA